A genomic stretch from Natronomonas gomsonensis includes:
- a CDS encoding FG-GAP-like repeat-containing protein translates to MRVRTAVVLGGLLVILGAGLVVGLGGIGASPFGGTFEESWVSDTPRDNEFNHHAIGAGSDGDVLVAPVTEQPGGDAELTDASCSLVRLAADDGETLWRDGMPPEACFTHALTEPAIDDIDGDGKREVAVATTEEALVVYDGTDGSEQWRVPLSTYGYARPTIANVTAADGPEIVASDIGGGVVLAHNNGTVAWRVALNETVGERQSVYQSAIVEDFDGDGRPEILVGTTEALVLLSADGTVEWQRDDAARYVASVETDGGARIVAAGTSTIRAHDGASGTETWNRSITNGRIHTVADGDGDDTPEVYLGRIESEVVVLDAESGDTEWSTTVSGEDTIVAAPRLGDVTGDGRPEVLAAARTGTVTALDADSGGEVAVYERAVPVWTFVTPADIDGDGRDEVLVRYGDGRVVALEYAS, encoded by the coding sequence ATGCGCGTCCGCACAGCGGTCGTCCTCGGCGGGTTGCTCGTCATCCTCGGCGCCGGCCTCGTCGTCGGGTTGGGTGGCATCGGCGCCTCGCCGTTCGGCGGCACTTTCGAGGAGTCGTGGGTGAGCGACACCCCGCGTGACAACGAGTTCAACCACCACGCCATCGGTGCCGGGAGCGATGGTGACGTACTCGTCGCGCCGGTCACCGAACAACCCGGTGGCGACGCCGAGTTGACCGACGCCTCCTGTTCGCTCGTCCGACTCGCCGCCGACGACGGCGAGACGCTGTGGCGGGACGGAATGCCGCCGGAGGCGTGTTTCACCCACGCGCTCACCGAACCGGCCATCGACGACATCGACGGCGACGGGAAACGGGAGGTCGCCGTCGCGACAACCGAGGAGGCACTCGTCGTCTACGACGGAACGGACGGCAGCGAGCAGTGGCGCGTCCCGCTGTCGACGTACGGCTACGCGCGGCCGACGATAGCGAACGTCACGGCCGCAGACGGGCCCGAAATCGTCGCCAGCGACATCGGTGGCGGCGTCGTCCTCGCACACAACAACGGAACCGTCGCGTGGCGGGTCGCGCTGAACGAAACCGTCGGCGAGCGGCAGTCGGTGTATCAATCAGCCATCGTCGAGGACTTCGACGGCGACGGCCGACCCGAAATCCTCGTGGGGACCACCGAAGCGTTGGTGTTGCTTTCCGCCGATGGAACGGTCGAGTGGCAGCGCGACGACGCCGCACGGTACGTCGCAAGCGTGGAAACCGACGGCGGCGCACGGATAGTCGCCGCCGGAACATCGACCATCCGGGCCCACGACGGAGCCTCCGGCACAGAGACGTGGAACCGGTCGATTACGAACGGCCGCATCCACACCGTCGCCGACGGGGACGGCGACGACACTCCCGAAGTGTACCTCGGACGAATCGAAAGCGAGGTCGTCGTCTTGGATGCCGAATCGGGCGACACGGAGTGGTCCACGACGGTGTCGGGCGAGGACACCATCGTCGCGGCGCCCCGACTCGGTGACGTGACCGGCGACGGCCGGCCCGAAGTCCTTGCCGCGGCCCGAACCGGGACCGTCACCGCCCTCGATGCCGATTCCGGCGGGGAAGTGGCCGTCTACGAGCGCGCCGTACCCGTCTGGACGTTCGTTACCCCCGCCGACATCGACGGCGACGGCCGCGATGAGGTGTTGGTCCGCTACGGCGACGGTCGCGTCGTCGCCCTCGAATACGCGTCTTAG
- a CDS encoding polysaccharide deacetylase family protein: MAEDATFHLCLTHDVEQVYKRFGAIYGTLRDRNPRHLKALLPGTEPYWRFEDVMAIEDDLGVRSAFYFLNEQRLRNRPVREWLSARSWQLYGDRYSVSDPDIADVIRRLDSGGWEVGLHGSYESYREPQRLRAEKGKLEAILGGKVVGGRQHYLNLDVPDTWEMQADVGLRYDASLGSSKTYGFDHGYTPLRPFDDEFVVFPLTVMELPLPNVERRPNRAWRVCKRLLEEARENGAVMTVLWHPRFFYENDFPNYGSLYRRLIERALELGAWVGPPGELHEQLDHTAGAEMGPNK; encoded by the coding sequence ATGGCTGAGGATGCCACCTTCCATCTGTGTCTCACACACGACGTCGAACAGGTGTACAAGCGGTTCGGCGCCATCTACGGCACGCTTCGGGACCGCAACCCACGGCACCTGAAAGCGTTGCTCCCGGGAACAGAGCCGTACTGGCGCTTCGAGGACGTGATGGCTATCGAGGACGACCTCGGCGTCCGCTCGGCGTTTTACTTCCTGAACGAACAGCGCCTCCGCAACCGGCCGGTTCGGGAGTGGCTCTCGGCACGGAGCTGGCAGCTGTACGGCGACCGTTACTCTGTCAGCGACCCTGACATCGCCGACGTCATCCGCCGGCTCGATTCGGGCGGCTGGGAGGTGGGACTGCATGGGTCCTACGAGTCCTACCGGGAGCCACAGCGCCTCCGTGCCGAGAAGGGCAAACTCGAAGCGATTCTCGGCGGCAAGGTGGTCGGCGGCCGGCAGCACTACCTGAACCTCGACGTACCGGATACGTGGGAGATGCAGGCCGACGTCGGACTCCGGTACGACGCCAGTCTCGGCTCCTCGAAGACGTACGGCTTCGACCACGGCTACACCCCGCTTCGACCGTTCGACGACGAATTCGTCGTGTTCCCGCTGACGGTGATGGAGCTGCCGCTTCCGAACGTCGAGCGTCGGCCGAACCGGGCGTGGCGGGTCTGTAAGCGACTGCTGGAGGAAGCCCGTGAGAACGGTGCCGTCATGACCGTACTGTGGCACCCCCGGTTCTTCTACGAGAACGACTTTCCGAACTACGGGTCGCTGTACCGGCGGCTCATCGAGCGCGCACTCGAACTCGGGGCGTGGGTCGGACCGCCCGGGGAACTGCACGAACAGCTCGACCACACGGCGGGGGCGGAGATGGGACCGAACAAGTAG